In the genome of Dyadobacter fermentans DSM 18053, the window ATGCAGGCGAGCGTAACACAGGTAACCTCTGCACACCGGGAACGATCGTGGATATCAACGGCAAACTGGACGAAGCGCATTGTATTAATTCATCTTCCAAAACCTATAATGGTGATCAATGGGTGGATGCGGAGGCGATCGTGCTCGGCGACTCGATCATTTACCACATGATCGGAGGCGATACGGTGCTCGTTTACACCAATCCGCGCATTGGCGGCGGCTATGTCGGGAAGAATCACACTTTCGCAGACGGCAAAGTGGCTGATGAAGCGGAATGGCGAAAAAGAGATGGCACTAAGCTCGGCAGCGGCTACATTGCATTACAGGCCGAAAGCCACCCGATCGACTTCCGTAACATCCAACTGCTCAATCTGAAAGGCTGCATGGACCCAAAAGCCACAAATTATAAGTCGTACTACGTGGCGGCCGACAACTCCGCTTGTACATATAAAAAGAAATAACCTGCCTTATGAAGGCAATAAAACCGGATTGATTTTCGGTTTTTTATATTTTTGCAGGAATGGGCGGTTCGTCTGAATCGTCCATTTTTGTTAGTAATCAGCCTTGTGCGAATGAAAAAAAATCTTACCCGGTTTGTACTGCTCGTGGTTGTTCTGGCCGGGATCAACTGGCTGGCTTCGTCGGTGTTTTTCAGGTGGGACCTTACCGAAGACAAACGGTACAGCATTTCCGATGCCACCAAGCAGCTTCTGGGCAGCTTGGAGAAAGACGTGATCGTGAATGTGTACCTCAACGGCGACTTTCCTGCCGGCTTCGAGCGTCTCGAAAGCGCCACGCGGGAGACATTGGAGGAATTTAAAACCTACGCCAACGGCCACCTGATCGTCAACTACTCCGACCCTTCCGACGCTACAAGCGAAGAG includes:
- a CDS encoding 3-keto-disaccharide hydrolase; translated protein: MNRKTFLLLLASLISITTQAQKPADKEEWESLFNGKDLTGWDIKIAGHKVNDNHKNTFLVEDNMIRVNYKEYDKFTTEYGHMYYNKPYSHYKIRLQYRFTGNQVPGGASWNVRNSGIMLHSQSAASLGIDQDFPISLEMQYLGGLNAGERNTGNLCTPGTIVDINGKLDEAHCINSSSKTYNGDQWVDAEAIVLGDSIIYHMIGGDTVLVYTNPRIGGGYVGKNHTFADGKVADEAEWRKRDGTKLGSGYIALQAESHPIDFRNIQLLNLKGCMDPKATNYKSYYVAADNSACTYKKK